From one Mytilus trossulus isolate FHL-02 chromosome 10, PNRI_Mtr1.1.1.hap1, whole genome shotgun sequence genomic stretch:
- the LOC134686475 gene encoding uncharacterized protein LOC134686475 has protein sequence MIRLVMILMNAVFLCVVTADMDMKFGYHVVEGNARYLENIETNLAENTVKIHTPAHNDVMESYQIQDFRQGMQMKCLPSVEQCRLRDIDRKTAGDAGQVTEGFIHSWNKGDNTINSDNEKVVKEMYYINLDQVVDVKSLEGALKKFYQDFNYPVYKEKKIPDDAEMLNITRSTGYKNKGGRVKRQFTTLNNDCKQQQAKTIFGIDSGRSCNHLKMCET, from the exons ATGATTCGTTTAGTGATGATTTTGATGAATGCTGTATTTCTTTGTGTTGTCACAGCGGATATGGATAtg AAATTTGGCTATCACGTTGTTGAGGGGAATGCCAGATATTTGGAAAACATAGAAACCAACCTAGCAGAGAATACGGTAAAAATTCACACCCCAGCACACAATGATGTTATGGAATCGTACCAAATCCAAGATTTTCGTCAG ggtATGCAGATGAAATGTCTTCCTTCCGTCGAGCAGTGTAGACTACGGGACATAGACAGAAAAACTGCAGGAGATGCCGGTCAAGTTACAGAGGGATTTATCCACAGCTGG AACAAAGGAGATAATACTATAAATAGTGACAACGAGAAAGTCGTGAAGGAAATGTATTATATCAATTTAGATCAGGTAGTGGATGTCAAATCACTTGAAGGGGCATTGAAAAAGTTTTATCAGGATTTTAATTACCCTGTGTATAAGGAAAAGAAGATACCAGACGATGCTGAAATGTTGAATATAACACGTTCGACAGGTTACAAAAACAAAG GTGGTCGTGTTAAAAGGCAATTCACGACGCTAAATAACGATTGCAAACAACAGCAAGCAAAGACAATTTTTGGTATTGATTCAGGGAGAAGTTGCAATCATCTAAAAATGTGTGAAACGTAA
- the LOC134686697 gene encoding uncharacterized protein LOC134686697 produces MIRLVMILMNAVFLCVVTADMDMKFGYHVVEGNARYLENIETNLAENTVKIHTPAHNDVMESYQIQDFRQGMQMKCLPSVEQCRLRDIDRKTAGDAGQVTEGFIHSWNKGDNTINSDNEKVVKEMYYINLDQVVDVKSLEGALKKFYQDFNYPVYKEKKIPDDAEMLNITRSTGYKNKGGRVKRQFTTLNNDCKQQQAKTIFGIDSGRSCNHLKMCETKERRNGRWVLTDCDNVHITSPLVYLCVCCPWVTSIDLNGNECACSRMQDW; encoded by the exons ATGATTCGTTTAGTGATGATTTTGATGAATGCTGTATTTCTTTGTGTTGTCACAGCGGATATGGATAtg AAATTTGGCTATCACGTTGTTGAGGGGAATGCCAGATATTTGGAAAACATAGAAACCAACCTAGCAGAGAATACGGTAAAAATTCACACCCCAGCACACAATGATGTTATGGAATCGTACCAAATCCAAGATTTTCGTCAG ggtATGCAGATGAAATGTCTTCCTTCCGTCGAGCAGTGTAGACTACGGGACATAGACAGAAAAACTGCAGGAGATGCCGGTCAAGTTACAGAGGGATTTATCCACAGCTGG AACAAAGGAGATAATACTATAAATAGTGACAACGAGAAAGTCGTGAAGGAAATGTATTATATCAATTTAGATCAGGTAGTGGATGTCAAATCACTTGAAGGGGCATTGAAAAAGTTTTATCAGGATTTTAATTACCCTGTGTATAAGGAAAAGAAGATACCAGACGATGCTGAAATGTTGAATATAACACGTTCGACAGGTTACAAAAACAAAG GTGGTCGTGTTAAAAGGCAATTCACGACGCTAAATAACGATTGCAAACAACAGCAAGCAAAGACAATTTTTGGTATTGATTCAGGGAGAAGTTGCAATCATCTAAAAATGTGTGAAAC AAAGGAAAGAAGAAATGGGCGATGGGTACTGACAGATTGTGACAATGTACACATTACTTCACCATTAGTCTATCTATGTGTGTGCTGTCCTTGGGTAACATCAATCGATCTAAACGGAAATGAATGTGCATGTTCTAGAATGCAGGACTGGTAG